A single window of Zea mays cultivar B73 chromosome 10, Zm-B73-REFERENCE-NAM-5.0, whole genome shotgun sequence DNA harbors:
- the LOC541627 gene encoding ethylene receptor homolog 2 precursor, producing MVVGTALLRGVSSAWILLFLSSLLLSPSAASVDFGHCGGCDDADDGALSSTYNILQCQKVSDFLIAAAYFSIPLELLYFATCSDLFPLKWIVLQFGAFIVLCGLTHLITVFTYEPHSFHLVLALTVAKFLTALVSFATAITLLTLIPQLLRVKVRENFLMNKARELDREVGRMKRKEEASWHVRMLTQEIRKSLDRHTILYTTMVELSKALELQNCAVWMPDETRSTMILTHQLRERDIMDPQKHSIPIDDPDVQEIKATKDAKVLGPDSALGVSSRSKHEAGPVAAIRMPMLRVSNFKGGTPEVMQTSYAILVLVLPNDGSLGWGRRELEIVEVVADQVAVALSHAALLEESQLMREKLAEQHRDLLQAKDEAMRAGDARNSFQTAMYDGMRRPMHSILGLVSMMQQESMNPEQRLVMDAIAKTSSVASTLMNDVMQTSTMNCEHLSLVRRPFNLHSFIKEVVGVVRCLTGCKGVEFEFQVENSLPERIIGDEKRVFHIVLHMVGTLTDRCNAGCISLYVNVHNEVEDRHNHDWMLRRANFSGGYVCVKFEIRIRKSKGYLLSSSSSQISQGSKPNNSEMGLSFNMCKKIVQMMNGNIWSVSDSKSIGETIMLVLQFQLEPVTPVSGASSDLYRSSAIPNFNGLRVLLADSDCTNRAVTHRLLEKLGCRVLSVASGVQCISSFAAESSFQLVVLDLDMQTMDGFEVARAIRKFSSNSWLPLIIALAARIDDNIRDRCQRSGVNGLIQKPVTLAALGDELYRVLQNN from the exons ATGGTGGTGGGAACGGCACTGCTGCGCGGGGTTTCCTCCGCGTGGATCCTCCTGTTCCTCTCCTCCCTGCTCCTCTCGCCGTCAGCGGCGTCTGTCGATTTCGGCCACTGCGGCGGCTGCGACGACGCCGACGACGGCGCCCTCTCCAGCACCTATAACATCCTGCAATGCCAGAAGGTCAGCGACTTCCTCATCGCCGCGGCCTACTTCTCCATCCCGCTCGAGCTGCTCTACTTCGCCACCTGCTCCGACCTCTTCCCCCTCAAATGGATCGTGCTGCAGTTCGGCGCCTTCATCGTGCTCTGCGGCCTCACGCACCTCATCACTGTGTTCACCTACGAGCCGCACTCCTTCCACCTCGTACTCGCCCTTACCGTCGCCAAGTTCCTGACGGCACTGGTCTCCTTCGCGACGGCCATCACCCTGCTGACGCTGATACCACAGCTCCTGAGGGTGAAGGTCAGGGAAAACTTCCTGATGAACAAGGCGCGTGAGCTGGACCGGGAGGTGGGGAGGatgaaaaggaaagaagaggcgAGCTGGCATGTGCGCATGCTCACACAGGAGATCCGCAAGTCGCTCGACAGACATACCATCTTGTACACCACCATGGTTGAGCTCTCGAAGGCACTGGAACTGCAGAATTGTGCTGTCTGGATGCCTGATGAGACCAGGAGCACGATGATCTTAACACATCAGCTGAGGGAAAGGGATATAATGGACCCACAGAAACACTCGATTCCTATTGATGATCCGGATGTTCAAGAAATAAAGGCAACCAAGGATGCAAAAGTTCTTGGCCCAGATTCGGCGCTAGGGGTTTctagccgaagcaagcatgaagCAGGGCCTGTGGCTGCAATAAGGATGCCGATGTTAAGGGTGTCAAATTTCAAAGGAGGGACTCCGGAAGTGATGCAGACGAGCTATGCTATCTTGGTTCTGGTTTTGCCTAATGATGGTTCATTAGGGTGGGGTCGAAGAGAGTTGGAGATTGTTGAGGTAGTTGCTGACCAAGTTGCAGTCGCTCTGTCACATGCTGCACTCCTAGAGGAGTCTCAGCTGATGCGAGAGAAGCTTGCCGAGCAGCATAGGGACTTGCTGCAGGCAAAGGATGAAGCCATGAGGGCAGGGGACGCTAGGAATTCCTTCCAGACTGCAATGTACgatggaatgcgaaggccaatGCACTCAATCCTTGGTCTCGTCTCAATGATGCAACAGGAGAGCATGAATCCAGAGCAAAGGCTTGTGATGGATGCCATTGCCAAGACAAGCAGTGTTGCATCCACACTGATGAACGATGTGATGCAAACATCGACAATGAACTGTGAGCACTTGTCTTTGGTCAGGAGGCCGTTCAACCTTCATTCCTTCATTAAAGAAGTTGTTGGAGTGGTCAGATGTCTAACTGGTTGCAAGGGTGTGGAGTTTGAGTTTCAAGTGGAGAATTCTTTGCCAGAAAGGATCATTGGTGATGAGAAGAGAGTCTTCCATATTGTCCTGCACATGGTAGGCACTCTAACAGACCGATGTAATGCTGGCTGTATCTCATTATATGTAAATGTCCATAATGAGGTTGAAGATAGGCATAATCATGACTGGATGCTGCGAAGAGCAAACTTCTCTGGGGGCTATGTATGTGTGAAATTTGAGATTAGGATTAGAAAATCAAAGGGCTATCTGTTGAGTTCATCAAGCAGTCAGATAAGTCAGGGATCCAAACCCAACAATTCTGAGATGGGGCTTAGCTTCAATATGTGCAAGAAGATTGTGCAG ATGATGAATGGCAATATTTGGTCAGTATCAGATTCTAAAAGCATCGGAGAAACTATCATGCTAGTCCTCCAGTTCCAGTTGGAACCTGTGACTCCGGTCTCTGGAGCGTCCTCAGATTTGTACAGATCATCCGCAATTCCCAACTTTAATGGGCTCAGAGTCCTCCTTGCGGACAGCGACTGCACCAACCGAGCTGTAACTCACAGGCTCCTAGAGAAGCTTGGTTGCCGAGTCCTTTCGGTCGCTTCTGGCGTCCAATGCATCAGCTCCTTCGCTGCGGAGTCGTCCTTCCAGCTGGTGGTTCTTGATCTTGACATGCAGACGATGGATGGATTCGAAGTAGCCCGCGCGATCAGGAAGTTCAGTAGCAATAGTTGGCTGCCGTTGATTATTGCCCTAGCAGCAAGAATCGACGACAACATCCGGGATCGTTGCCAGAGGTCAGGAGTAAATGGCCTGATCCAGAAACCGGTCACATTAGCCGCGCTGGGAGATGAACTGTATAGAGTCCTTCAGAACAATTAA